The sequence below is a genomic window from Corythoichthys intestinalis isolate RoL2023-P3 chromosome 17, ASM3026506v1, whole genome shotgun sequence.
TTAAACCCAGGTCACGTCACTTGCACCCCCACAACATTCCAAAACTTACCAGTGAATCCCCACCCACCACTATCAGGAGCTCGTGTCGCTTCCGACCCACCCTGACAATCATCTAAATTGACGCCCAACAACGGGCACGGCGATTAATTGAACGTCTGCATAATTTTTATGAGATTACCACGCTTTGGCgtcaattatttttcgagcttcACTTCCCGGTGGCTCCCTAACAAGCGACTTGTGGCTTGGCTCAAGAGTAACCACTAGCTAACTCTGCCCGTATAAAACAAGCTGTTGCTAACTAACGATGTCTGGCGTTTTTAACTTGGCCGCAAAAGAGTTGAGCAAATGGGCAGGAGGGAGAGACAACAAGTGCGACGCCTTCCCAGGGCTGGCAAGTTAGCTTGGCGAATTAGCCGCAATGCTAAAAAGATTCGCCGGCCACCATCTTTCAGTTGAAGTCAGTGAGGTGAGGGGAGGCGGGGGGGGTTCCCGTCGCGCGTCTTCTTACCTTTAACCTTCCCGAACGTGCCCACTCCGAGCGTGTCGCCGAGGATATAGTGTCCTATTTTGACTCTGCCCTCGTGTTTCGTCTTCTCCGTCGCCATCTTCCCGCAGTGGCCTCGGTTAGCCAGGCAGCAAGCGGCGGACGCAGATGGACCGAGCTCCGACGCCGAGCTTCAACACAGGAGTCTCCGCGCCGCACGTAGTGGGAGGAGCCGACGCAGGAGACGTGCAGTCGAACGTAAATGACGTAGCGAGGTGCCTTCAGGTTCGCCTCGGAAATTTGTGCTGGTGTAACCCGCGAATTACTTTTCAAAATTGTTTTACAAACCTCTTTTCTTCACAATAATTTGAATACATGTTCGACACAATATCATAAAACCAACTACGTTCTAAATAACGCTATTGTATcgtttttacatttgaaaagctaacaaaaactcgtaaactaCAAAGTTCAAGGAAACACCCTTGCGTTCCTCCTTATCTTCTGTTTACACTCGTTTAACTTCCCCCTAACCTAAACAAAACAGACTTGTCTGTTTAAGTTTtaaagttaaaagcaaaacatgtttaacaaaaaaatgttatacGCATAGATGGCGAGTATGTTTGATGATAAAAGGGTTTAGTCGTCATACAGCAGAAATATTTGATAGGTTGATCgcttaaaaaaagatttaaaatgtaatctccctttttgtttttgtctttaaaTTTATTATCCTCActtaatgtattattttgaacagtgggTGGCAGCAGACTGCTTAAAACTACGTAATGCtcgacagaaataaatcaaAACATTGTTTGGAGTGTTTTTATAAACGGCCATTTATGTTAGGACAGTTTAAATGGGCTGGAAAATGGAAACTAAATTCAGATGTTTTACTTGTGTGGTCTTTTGATTCTTCAAATGAACACATCCCAGACTAAACACAGTATCAGAAGAACATTTTAATTCCTTTGGTGTTCTGCAAAACAACAAGAACAATGTGCATCCTCTTAATGAACAATGCTAAAACAGCTAGCactttgcaaacaaaacaatgtgaaATGGGCCTGGAAATATGACACGTTTACAGGTAGAAGTAGTGCGAGTGGAGGTAAAAGAGAAGAGACTGCCGAAAACAGGCACAAATCACAGCACACAGAGGACGATTCAAGTGAAAGCTGAGTGGTACCTTCAAGGTCTTtagaaattataataataaacccTGTGTGACATCAATTATGGTTTTCAAATCTATCAAAAGAGgttaaaaacataaaacatttATAAAACTGTTGCAACTTAAAACTATGGAAGCCCATTcgtgccacaaaaaaaaaaagtgaatttttatttatttattttacttttttttttttttttttttaacatgcagGTGCCTCTTTCAGCCAGTGGGgaattttttttggtagtactttatttgacagtggcaccataagactcatatttatgacatgacactgccatgagcattaatgaatgcttatgacagatgtcatgaagtgtcatccggcaaatattGTCACAACTCCATTTGTGTTCAGTccgcatcttttacatccattcaaaagtgacataattcatggtgtcacttttgaatggacgaaaAAGATGCGGATGGAGTAAGCGACATAATTcgccggatgacacttcatgacatctgtcatatgcattcaataatgctcatgagagtgtcatgtcaaacttatgacggtcttatgaactcactgtcaaataaagtactaccccaaaacaaaaacaactcccCACTGGCTGAAAGAGGCACcagcatgtaaaaaaaacatgaaatccACAGCCGGAAATGGGCTTCTTGCTTTATTCTTCCATGTAAAGCATAGCCTGTAATCAGTACAATACTCACAAAATGTCAGATATTGGGATACAGGGTCAAAGTTCAACATGAACTAAAACCACAGTACAATTTAATTTGAGCACCTGTCAAAGTTTTAATGTCTCACGTTCAGTGTTTTCATATCACGAGGCGCACATTTTGATGGACAGCCAATTACATTACACAGCTTTAAACAGGACGTCACTAGAAATTGTCATGGCAGCAAattgtgcaaaaaaataaaatacgaaaaacaatattaaagaTCCCCTGTAAAAGGTTATCGTACATTTTCATCATGAAGCCAAACAAATATCCCAGACAAATTGTGAGTACCATTCCAGACCAGACCTTTTAGGTACCACTTTAAAAAGTTACATGACGTGTAAAACtcgcaatgcaaaatgaacctaAACATTCAGTAAACAACTTATACAGTGACTTTTCAAAAAAGGAAAAGTGGGATCCATCACTTGcgaatgctaaataaatgttgtACAACATAAAAGACATTTTTATGGATTTCTGGAGTTCTTATTTACTGCTTGGCCCGCGCATTCGCGCGTACTCCCTGTTGTTCCCGGACGGAGGCACTTGGAAAGAACATGATTGTACTGTTGTTGACTGTTACATTTGTACCTGTAAATCACGGTCCTTTCTACACGTGTGCTTGActtcaagtcaaagtccagattgTGGACTCGACAAGCTAGTTACTGATTCCGGATCAGTGTTCCCGGCTCCGCAGGAAATGGTAATCTCTCAAAAATGTCGACCCGAGTTTGCCACGGAAATGTGATGAAGAAAGCTGCTCGTGCTCGTCGAAAAATAAAAAGCCTCTTCCCTTAATGGAcaactaataaaaaaatcaaagaaattaCATGTACACTACAAATGCTACATATTACCTAAAGGAATAATATTCACAGTCAAACATCGTTTAGCGACGAGCTCCACCTAACGCAATACAAACGGACAACCTTTCACGTACCGTACATCACAAAAATACCCTCCTCAGTCCATTGTGGTCCGTTGGGGTAGGAAAATTGGAAAGCAGCCTACAAAAGGCAGGAAAGGGGAGGGCTGGAGGTTTAAGGCAGGCTGGCAATGTCCCGCTTCGGAGGCGGTCCGTCCAACTTGCAGGCCGCCGACACGTTGGCTTTGTCTTCGAAGAGCAGGACTCTGAGGAAGGAGGAaaccagtcaaaaaaaaaaaagactgctacttaaggctgcaacaactaatcaattaaatgcattaataaattagttgccaactaatttgataataaaTTTTTGCCGGCAGCCATGAGCAGtctcgtttgggtccttgtttgcggggaatgtgaggctgcgcgcgcgccagtgattagagcaagagagagagttcattGCTGAATTAATGTCATTAcaaagtgtcgagagttagattgtctattGTGTTGTTagctctagggctgcagctatcgaatattttagtaatcgactgaaaattctatcgattaaacgagtaatcggataaaacatttttttaggtaaagagcaattataaatatacatgagaaaaaaagacatttaatccaatattgaaccattttcagtcaatcaatgtctttattttcgatgtacattgttgaaaaaagctaagaattgcatctaagatgtgactagaaaaaaaattcactgctttcactcaaaaaacttctagatcttctaagaaaaaaaccaaacatatttcttacctaaaaatgtaattacgcttgatgacacacatcacttgaaagctacgtgtttttcccacgtgtttcaattgaatttccatttgtgtcaagctatttttaagttctagttaagttttaagttagtctaaacagtttttgcagtgttcaaaataaatgtatgataactgctgtattggagcacattagggaccagtgctacttggtgttttattcagcaacgactactgagctaaaactgacggttagctttattatattttaattttacaccctcatcactctacggcgctgtgtttttacagattaaataaagcctgtatgtaagacacgttagccacgcatcgacagtggtcataatcaatagaaacctagccctccgaagggctaacgttacgtgagcgagtgacagtaacgttatatttatcagCAATGAGAAGTCtaatgcttaaagatggcggctgtttactaacgctgcccagacgcggcagagtgtcatttcgcatctagtcctaaatgcatgagatatctatgtgatgcatcggacactacctgctaccacactaacaCATGCggacgtagtttttagcaatgtcggcgtagtttgtagtggctgtcggctgcagtaagttttttttttttttttaaattgcttcttcctctacgcacgtgacgtcagcgcgttgtcccgcattaaaagtagtccgggcaaaacgtgatgctaagagaatgctcggttttctttttGTGCACCAAATGAgcatttcaatattgcttacatggccgagagtcgggacaaactgacCGTATGTACTGTGCGTCATGCATGGACAGTGCAAGCATATGACTaaatggggattatttatgtctgttgtttgtgtcctctttttggaattcAATATTTGATCACCCTAGaacgggggtcggcaacccgtgttttgagagccACATGCGGCCCTTTAGCGCtgtcctagtggctccctggagcattttcaaaaatgtttgaaaatggacaaagatggttgagggaaataatcataattttatatgatgtcaaatactgggaacatggcacacgttttaataaaggaggtggcttgcatttcgtGTGTGAACTGAAAATACTCCCTGTTCACAGAGAAGGCCacacggccgacgaccggcggcggcTTGTCccacaccatggtcgccggcTGTTAAAGGTGTGCCTGCCGAGAACGTGCTTTCCTCAGCTTGGCCACGAGCATCACCCCGCTCCGACGTCAGCCGTTTTGGCTGGCCGATCCAGCCCGCTCGGTCATATTCCCGTGCCCGCCGAGAATgagctttcctcggcttggccacagCAGCACCCCGTTCCGAAGTCGGACGGTTagtccaccgagaatgggccATTTTCAGCATTCATTCCCGGTGACAAGCACTGCCGTGGCCGCAACAGAACGACGCTTTTTTCTCAGTCtcagaagccggggcagggaaatgacaaaagttgtactaactccggtggcatcaaataccgttcgggagaggaagaagttaccagttttgaccattatgcagtaattttgccctgtcgtactgaaaaaatgcattttcaatATTCTTATTCCATTtaacacaagactgttatttgtcatgagtcatgaccataccatttatttagcaattggggaaaaatacttggataaaaagaatatcctctaAAAATATTGGATAGACTGAAACATTCATTACATTTTGCTCCtctctgtcgtattttcctcattctgaatcttcccccctcaatgggctgaattataaatcagatgaaatcgtgaccctgccgacgtcatcatcccgctggggacgctagagctctATACTGACAGGCAggtctaaacggcagatttcgtcatctgcgctttgccaaattgttgtatatagtcaaatagtctcaaaatatgattctaattcacataataatgctgtttaagatttttttttctgctgtcccagaaaaggcttttaattttttgcagctccggacatatttgtttttgtttgtttcgtccaatatggctctttcaacattttgggttgccaacccaacaatgacgtagagccagcatttctagtcatttgttttgatgcttctgcgcatgtgtAATACGTGAACAGGTTTAATGGAGAAAGGCAGTCTCAACAGGCACTCCAAAAAAATAGATATGAAGAAAAATCAGACCTGTGATCTGAACCTAGTCTAAGTGAATTGTTGACACCAGTTCTAGAAAGATTTCACACGTGAGGACTGCTCTGGTTTATTTACAGATGACAGCTGTGTGATGTTTTTCGTTTAAGGGCAAAGGAAGAAAAGTTGTGCATTTTTCTATGCTTCCTGCATTCAAGGATAAGAAGATTTGCCAACTAAATAGAGCGGCCGGCTTAGTCCCGCAGAGCTGACATGCATCATGCCCCTGAGGCCGACTGCTTTAAATAGGATCATCCACAATAACCAGATTGAAAACAGTGGCCTGCAATGCCGTACCTTTCCCAAAAAAGTTCACGCCTAGTCACGACGATTTTCAGGTATTGCACTTTCTCGCACGGCCATCGGTGACTCACCAATAATCACCTACTTAATCACACAATCCCGCAGCTAAGAACAACGACGACCCGGTTTTGTCGCTATGGAGATTAGCGGCCGAGGCGGCGCGCGGTCTAGTGACGTCGGCGTTCATCCCCACGGACGGATGACGCCATCAGCTGATATTAACACTCACAGTTTGAGCACGGCCGAGCGTTTGCCCAGCATCATCTTGACAAAGTCCCTGTAGTCGATGGTATTGCTGCTGCTGCCGCCAGTCACCTCCATGATCATTTTCTTCAGCTCCAAGTGGGTCTTGGGAACGCCCAGCTTCTCCATCATCCGCTTGAGACCCATCAGATCTGAAACAGCAGGGACACGCTGTATACTTTTCCGGCAATATCGACAATGTTCACAAACTATCAGTGTATCAAGTGTGCCATTTGTTCATTCCATGTGTGTTTTAGAACCCAAAATCGGAAAACGACATGTTATTTCATTCGTCGAGAGGCggtaacaactaatcgattaataaattagttgccaacgaatttgataactGATTactgccggcagctatgagcagtcccgtttgggtccttgtttgtgtgtaatgagaGGCTGCGCGCCccagtaggcctgtcgcgataataaATTTTAGTAGATGATAagttgtctcataaattattgccgatatgcgatattatcgtcaatctttttttttttttaaaccaattcaaccactaatgtagtgacaatacagcctaataaatcacctattcaaatacgacaaattgttattcttaaataaaacacaaactgtattacaaataataattattaaaaacacacacaatgcaatgagtcatttgaaagctagctatgagcagaatatgaaataggtgagaaacccaatgccatttttgttctctgccaattagagcccatcaaaagtgtttatttgatccgaaatgactgtcatctagagcagggcggtaaaccgaaaatttaccgtcaccgaaattcttaacgatgaccgacgtaattttgaccatgtcggtaaattcggtaaattaataaaacaagaaaatatagtcttttcatcccgctttgattctgttgttcgtctatgttcattcccctttaagaaagcagtcaatgggcttacgtagagagtcacgtgatcatcaagaagccaatcaaacaaaggcctggtaagctaacgctagcagctaacgctacaagcaaaacgtgatggagtgtggcttaagggaggttcaccaaactttcacccgacatttagtagactcttggtggcatccagacggactttcacccgctgtcctcccttgttctcacgatttccagagatggtgctttcgtggctttctactggtagccaggctaacgctagctagcggctaacgctacaaatgaacgtgatggagtcggatagcggctctaaccttgtcgaaacgcctgaacttaatgagtggtttGGGCACGGACAGCATCTAGCaactactatgtggcgttattttgtatctgtctgtgtgtgattcctctgatagcttttgtgatggtaaagcattcaacataaagtacaatccaacggcgaaacttataatgaccgagaaatggccccagctatttttctgtatgtgcttatttctgtgtcattattgctatcataaaatcttaagcgtttcatttgaaaaagatcaatatagctttaatgtgtgtgtgtctctctgtttgtttgggggttcatttgtgcgtgcatttattaaaaaatgcactgggggtggggggggtgggaGACCCTGAAAGCATAAAGtagacacttgtatttaataattatgtcacagcagccattaacaataagttgtctttttgaagtgtactgttcaagctgcaagtcatttgtgttacaatgacatgtttgcacaggcatattgattttgataatgtacgttgttcaagtcatacacgctgttataaatgttcatacttgaattcttattgcttacgatacatttttataaacttaatgtttagactgcatgtacaattgttaaatacggtatatgaaattgaatgctggtaaataaatcaacaagaaacagttaatctgtatttcatgcattgattcagattttcaaattatataacggtacgcttgggcgaatttatcgtcatttatcgttatcgagataaatctgctcaatttatcgtgatacatgtttaaggccatatcgcccagccctactgtcatcttgtcctgcaaagtgcatatgttagcaaatttgaagccaaattattcaatggcaatcagatttttcaaaatgggtgtcattttaaagctactcttagtgtagaatctgaagtgtgtgagattaactccagaaatctttgtttacatgttgaacattaagtgcttttattttgaaatgttcagcgGAAGTATTTCGCTAAGCCGCTAACCGTATGCTTTACACgccgtaaataaataataaagtgcACCTCTATTTTTGTCATGTATAAGGTGTCAGTAAtaacatttctttttctttttttccgcatcatttgcaaatgctgttaactagAGTGTTTTCATGTTTAACCTTTGTTAACCATGTTCACCTTTTAACCACAGTTTTGCTTTtttgagaagactgccaatgttttatcgcAGTCTAAAGTGGCtagtaaattgtcttttttccacAACCCTCAATACTAATGTCTTACAATGTTCAACATGTGTCCCCTTTTTTTGTACGTCTGAACTGAACTCTAATTGTACAGCGTGTTGCTGAcctataaacatctgtgaacggaaccaggaaaattaccgccctcttttttatttaccgtgcgataaatttaCTTATTGCATATCTCGACAGGCTTAcgcgccagtgattagagcggGAGTTCACTGcaacactcaggttgggttgccgAATCAATAATCCTGTATTACGAAGTATCGAGAGCAAGATTCAATGTGCCACCGtgggtaaatgaagccaattgtagtgTTTGTATTCTTTCTTGATGAGACACTACTACTTTGCACGGAGCACTTAGCTCGTGAGCCATGATGCTAataagtgtcttaagtgtccatttgtattgttttggagaagcatattagcacttgagtgattgttagatagtaaagttggctcatttttttttataaagaaaccacacacataaacccattcatacaaACTCCTATTCAAacaaaattgtcatacaagcgagtgtgctttgaaattgcatTTCGATTGTATTTATCAACTACTGgacaaagaaaactgattcattccagtctgcctcctccttattcgatGTTTAGTttgtatacaaaaataaataaaaataaatgaatgcaggcatgaaaatgggtcaggggttaaaaaggtgagaagggtgtggaggaaatatgttccagtacactgtacaccccaacaaaatattgagctctgtcgacccacactgtgtttcagcagggccgtgcagagaccggtggaggggcgggttctcgtagatcaaaaggagcacatgaacaagtatttaatacaccttaaaacaacataaattcaattttaaccagctttagataattattggctgcgactgtgacatactttaattggaagggggcaacagtgactagaaatcaaaactgtcatcaacactttctggctgtgactcagtcagtctgcctattttcttccctcaacctctgcatcaaaacttccttcctcaacttgttcatctgagaacaaaccacattagatggtcactgagccaccaacagcacagttttcttaaaactattatttcattattatccatacttaacaactctagcacctaatgattaataaagcaatgacataaaatcttatagaaacataacattgtaattgtaattgtatttaatacccgactatccttgcaaacttgttcttaccaggtctgctattcacccagctgatgaggtatccactgcctttagcagcctcatctaactcctttttttaatccctcaatctcccttccctacgaggcatgtctatgtaatgaaatataaatattaaaaaaaaacaaaaaaaaaacagactccccggtggcttttagttttaaagctttcttaatttctttctctctcaataacgatggaggtagatttgtgtttttattattcaatcgtgtttttattattcaatcaaaaaacaaagttacttctatcaaaaacaaagttgcttcaatcaaaatacagtatatacttttaatccccaaaaagtcacttcaattaaaaaaaattgtttttgattgcaaaaataaatttgagacaaaaaaagcatttgaaaactattttacttgattgaaacaaatttttccattgaagtaatgttgttttgcgtttgggccacattttggctaggacatttgtgtctttattattcaatcaataagttgcttcaaacaaaaatatatatataaaaagaaaatctttgcacacgtgtcaatcaccgtttaccaaagcctgagagggtttgagtagactcactatgaagcatttaataaagccaagcattttcttactactttattcttgtttaaaaataattcggtggggcagtaacatgtttaaaacttatcataattcttacattttgaagtgcttgaaaaccatttataaatgatactttggtgaaaaaacatgtcatatatatgtatcttttttccaatgtaaaatctgaataaatgcattgaacacgcaccaaAAAATGGGgggtgctacttcgcggttttcacttattgcggcgggttctggtccccattaaccgcgaaaaacgagggatccctgtatttctgaaaagctttaagaagcaggactcattcccaccactcgtcggg
It includes:
- the aif1l gene encoding allograft inflammatory factor 1-like, with translation MPASKNLQGGKAFGQLKEQQRQKLEEVNQEFLEDQKYRDEEDLAEKLEGFKNKYAEFDLNDQGEIDLMGLKRMMEKLGVPKTHLELKKMIMEVTGGSSSNTIDYRDFVKMMLGKRSAVLKLVLLFEDKANVSAACKLDGPPPKRDIASLP